A genomic stretch from Natronomonas gomsonensis includes:
- a CDS encoding RPA family protein, with protein MSASVPTREVARRAFAAEFNDATYTFKESDDDRAPVYSLLPTGERANRVFVVGTLTETEDVGEDSEYWRGRIVDPTGTFFAYAGQYQPEAASALRETETPAYVSVVGKPRTYETEEGDVNVSLRPESITIVDAATRNRWVAETAERTLDRIEAFDGAASETPPEGGEAAVSDEYAAMAETQYDPDLAVYRDQVVKALEDLEADAEVAAEA; from the coding sequence ATGAGTGCATCCGTACCCACCCGCGAGGTCGCCCGACGCGCCTTCGCGGCCGAGTTCAACGACGCAACGTACACGTTCAAAGAATCCGACGACGACCGCGCGCCCGTCTACTCGCTTTTGCCGACCGGCGAGCGGGCCAACCGCGTCTTCGTCGTCGGGACGCTGACCGAAACCGAAGACGTCGGCGAGGATTCGGAGTACTGGCGCGGCCGCATCGTCGACCCGACCGGGACGTTCTTCGCCTACGCGGGCCAGTACCAACCGGAGGCCGCCTCCGCACTGCGGGAAACCGAAACGCCCGCCTACGTGTCGGTCGTCGGCAAGCCCCGCACCTACGAGACCGAGGAGGGCGATGTGAACGTCTCGCTGCGACCGGAGTCGATTACGATTGTCGACGCGGCGACGCGGAACCGCTGGGTCGCCGAGACCGCCGAGCGAACCCTCGACCGAATCGAGGCGTTCGATGGGGCGGCATCGGAGACGCCGCCAGAAGGCGGCGAAGCCGCCGTATCCGACGAGTACGCCGCGATGGCCGAAACCCAGTACGACCCCGACCTCGCGGTGTACCGCGACCAGGTCGTCAAGGCATTGGAAGACCTCGAAGCAGACGCCGAGGTCGCGGCCGAAGCCTGA
- a CDS encoding replication factor A (Replication protein A protects and stabilize the intermediate ssDNA that is generated by the unwinding action of a DNA helicase at the replication fork. In addition, SSBs prevent the formation of secondary structures by single-stranded template DNA.) encodes MTDLRQHAVEIHEQFSEALDVSVDEIEDRLETLVSEYRVPVEEARRSVVSTYLDEADMGREDIASGGSEAAEVADIDAPEEWLDLTAKVVELWDPRADSIAQVGLLGDETGTVKFTKWAKSDLPELEEGAVYRLGNLVTDEYEGRFSVKLNSTTTIEEIDEDIEVGDDSTEVEGALVDIQSGSGLIKRCPEEDCTRVLQNGRCSEHGEVEGEFDLRIKGVLDDGETIHEVIFNQESTEELTGITLDEAQEMAMDALDTEVVVEEMRETVLGRYYRVAGPTLGRYVLANDIELLDGPVDAESVLIKARSL; translated from the coding sequence ATGACAGACCTGCGACAGCACGCGGTCGAGATACACGAACAGTTCTCCGAGGCGCTCGACGTGAGCGTCGACGAAATAGAAGACAGACTGGAGACGCTCGTCTCCGAGTACCGCGTCCCCGTCGAGGAGGCCCGCCGCAGCGTGGTCTCGACGTATCTCGACGAGGCCGACATGGGGCGAGAGGACATCGCCTCCGGCGGCAGCGAGGCCGCCGAGGTCGCCGATATCGACGCTCCCGAGGAGTGGCTCGATTTGACCGCTAAGGTCGTCGAGTTGTGGGACCCTCGGGCGGATTCCATCGCTCAGGTCGGCTTACTCGGCGACGAGACCGGCACCGTCAAGTTCACCAAGTGGGCCAAAAGCGACCTCCCCGAACTCGAGGAGGGAGCGGTCTACCGGCTCGGCAACCTCGTCACCGACGAGTACGAGGGTCGGTTCTCGGTGAAGCTCAACTCCACGACGACCATCGAAGAAATCGACGAGGACATCGAGGTCGGCGACGACTCGACGGAAGTCGAGGGCGCCTTGGTCGACATCCAATCGGGCTCCGGACTCATCAAGCGCTGTCCCGAGGAGGACTGTACGCGCGTCCTCCAGAACGGCCGCTGTTCGGAACACGGCGAGGTCGAAGGTGAGTTCGACCTCCGAATCAAGGGCGTTCTCGACGACGGCGAGACCATCCACGAGGTCATCTTCAACCAGGAATCGACCGAGGAGTTGACTGGAATCACCCTCGATGAGGCCCAGGAGATGGCGATGGACGCCCTCGACACCGAAGTCGTCGTCGAGGAGATGCGCGAAACCGTCCTCGGGCGGTACTACCGCGTCGCCGGCCCGACGCTGGGTCGGTACGTCCTGGCCAACGACATCGAACTGCTCGATGGGCCGGTCGATGCCGAGAGCGTGCTAATCAAAGCGAGGTCCCTGTAA
- a CDS encoding universal stress protein, translating to MTYLAAFDGTDRSETALRRAAEFAGSTDERLVVVSVLPNDEDLAAEYGLVEGDTYDPGDAARRLRKRVESITTDAEFRTESVDAYAGKGRIATEIREAARELDADVVFVGSDNAGRVVQPVTSVGGAVASGTDYDVFIVRS from the coding sequence ATGACCTACCTCGCCGCGTTCGACGGCACCGACCGCTCCGAGACGGCACTGCGCCGAGCGGCCGAGTTCGCCGGTTCGACTGACGAACGACTCGTCGTCGTGAGCGTCCTCCCGAACGACGAGGACCTCGCCGCCGAATACGGCCTCGTCGAGGGAGACACCTACGACCCCGGCGATGCGGCTCGGCGACTCCGAAAACGGGTCGAGAGCATCACCACGGACGCCGAATTCCGCACCGAGAGCGTCGACGCCTACGCCGGGAAGGGCCGCATCGCGACCGAAATCCGCGAGGCCGCCCGCGAACTCGACGCCGACGTCGTCTTCGTCGGCAGCGACAACGCCGGCCGGGTCGTCCAACCGGTGACCAGCGTCGGCGGGGCAGTCGCCAGCGGAACCGACTACGACGTGTTCATCGTCCGGTCCTGA
- a CDS encoding TRAM domain-containing protein — MPDCPLADDCPSFSERIEGMGCQHYGDRGGAEWCSHYNQPIRDLKQQPVKMGEEVVVDVEDIHESGAGVGRTEDGFIVMVDGVLPEARAKVKITEVRSNHARADEIERLPMEDEDEDEGDEASDDTESEGDGDETETEEKSGRKKALDRERLGSRENFWGK; from the coding sequence ATGCCGGACTGCCCACTCGCGGACGACTGCCCCAGTTTCTCGGAGCGAATCGAGGGAATGGGGTGTCAACACTACGGCGACCGCGGCGGCGCCGAGTGGTGTTCTCACTACAATCAGCCGATTCGAGACTTGAAGCAACAGCCAGTCAAGATGGGTGAGGAGGTCGTCGTCGACGTTGAGGACATTCACGAGTCGGGTGCGGGCGTCGGCCGAACCGAGGACGGCTTTATCGTCATGGTCGACGGCGTGTTGCCGGAGGCCCGAGCGAAAGTGAAGATAACCGAAGTGCGGTCGAACCACGCTCGCGCCGACGAAATCGAACGGCTTCCGATGGAGGACGAAGACGAAGATGAAGGCGACGAAGCGAGCGACGACACTGAATCGGAGGGCGACGGCGACGAGACCGAAACTGAAGAGAAGAGCGGCCGCAAGAAGGCACTCGACCGCGAGCGGCTGGGCAGCCGCGAGAACTTCTGGGGCAAGTGA
- a CDS encoding SDR family oxidoreductase translates to MDLGIDGNAAVVTAGTAGLGLASAEALAREGCDVAVCGRDEDRLSRAEAHLEAIDGGDVLAVQADITDESEIEGFVGSAIGEFGRLDHVVTSAGGPPSGPFLETSDEDWQRAHDLLVMSVVRTVRAAHPTIAEDGGGTIVNITSRSVREVIDDLVLSNSVRRAVIGLMKTLSYEFAPDVRANAVLPGAHETGRIEELVEQGVDRGDFADYEAGLEEWSEGIPLERVGEPRELGETVAWLSSDRSSYVNGAAVPVDGGSTRSV, encoded by the coding sequence ATGGATTTGGGAATCGACGGCAACGCAGCAGTGGTGACGGCCGGAACGGCAGGACTCGGACTCGCGAGTGCGGAGGCACTCGCCCGCGAGGGCTGTGACGTGGCGGTGTGTGGCCGCGACGAGGACCGACTTTCGCGTGCGGAGGCCCACCTCGAAGCCATCGACGGCGGCGACGTACTCGCCGTCCAGGCCGACATCACCGACGAGAGCGAAATCGAGGGGTTCGTCGGAAGCGCCATCGGCGAGTTCGGCCGACTGGACCACGTCGTCACGAGCGCCGGCGGGCCGCCGTCGGGGCCGTTCCTCGAAACCAGCGACGAGGACTGGCAACGGGCCCACGACCTCCTCGTGATGAGCGTCGTTCGGACGGTTCGAGCGGCGCATCCGACCATCGCAGAGGATGGCGGCGGCACCATCGTCAACATCACCTCCCGGTCGGTTCGGGAGGTCATCGACGACCTCGTGTTGTCGAACTCGGTCCGCCGGGCGGTCATCGGGCTGATGAAGACGCTCTCGTATGAGTTCGCCCCCGACGTGCGGGCGAACGCGGTGCTGCCGGGTGCCCACGAGACGGGTCGAATCGAGGAGTTAGTCGAACAGGGCGTCGACCGCGGCGACTTCGCGGACTACGAGGCGGGCCTCGAGGAGTGGTCAGAGGGGATTCCGCTCGAACGGGTCGGCGAACCGCGTGAACTCGGCGAGACGGTGGCGTGGCTCTCCAGTGACCGCTCGTCGTACGTAAACGGCGCAGCGGTGCCGGTCGACGGCGGGTCGACCAGAAGCGTCTGA
- a CDS encoding Tfx family DNA-binding protein, protein MTLPDVDELLETAGFDEETGVLTRRQAEVLALRERDIPQADIAEALGTSRANVSSVESSARENIEKARETVAFAEALTAPVQLTVEAGTDLYDVPNRVYSACDEAGVKVTRTAPELMKLVGDAAGDAVHGREVRRDITVSVTSDGTVRVRE, encoded by the coding sequence GTGACGCTTCCCGACGTCGACGAACTGCTGGAAACTGCGGGGTTCGACGAGGAAACGGGCGTTCTGACGCGCCGTCAGGCGGAGGTGTTGGCGCTCCGAGAGCGGGACATTCCGCAGGCCGACATCGCTGAGGCCCTCGGCACCTCGCGGGCGAACGTCTCCAGCGTCGAATCGAGCGCCCGCGAGAACATCGAGAAAGCCCGCGAGACGGTCGCCTTCGCCGAGGCGCTGACGGCGCCCGTCCAGTTGACCGTCGAGGCCGGCACCGACCTCTACGACGTGCCGAATCGGGTGTACTCGGCCTGCGACGAGGCGGGCGTGAAAGTCACCCGCACGGCGCCGGAGTTGATGAAACTGGTCGGCGACGCCGCCGGCGACGCCGTCCACGGCCGGGAGGTCCGACGCGACATCACCGTCAGCGTGACCAGCGACGGCACCGTCCGCGTTCGGGAGTGA
- a CDS encoding DUF7091 family protein → MSNRRRLKRLLQTKLHSAGKQYEEAKRAYTDAKAAALADLPTDEEGRAKLVCRRYAEKRAVSLDDEGRPACYEADHRDCQGCLEDIREDRIETW, encoded by the coding sequence GTGAGCAACCGTCGTCGCCTCAAGCGGCTCTTGCAGACGAAACTGCACTCGGCTGGCAAGCAGTACGAGGAGGCCAAACGCGCCTACACGGACGCAAAAGCGGCCGCGCTCGCTGACCTGCCGACCGACGAGGAGGGGCGTGCAAAACTCGTCTGCCGGCGATACGCCGAGAAGCGCGCCGTCTCGCTGGACGACGAGGGGCGGCCCGCCTGCTATGAGGCCGACCACCGGGACTGTCAGGGCTGTCTGGAGGACATTCGCGAGGACCGAATCGAGACCTGGTGA